GACAAAGTCTCCCAGGGGAGGGTGGCACACCTGACCCGTTGGGGGAATTGATATATCCCTCCAAGTACTTTGAGGCGGTCCGGAAGCCTCTCCGGAAAAATACCTTCCACCGCCATTCTTCGAAAATCCATGGCTACTCTAAGGGCTTGCGCCCTGACCAGTCCCTTGACCTCATCGGTCATAATAGAGGCTGAAGCTGTGCAAACAGCACAGGCACTCGAGTTAAACTTTATTTCCTGGATTATATCGCCCTGTAATACCAATTGAATCTGGATCGAATCCCCGCAAGAAGCGTTTTGCCCGCTGGCACCATGGGTAGCCATTTCCAGATATCCGAAATTTCTTGGACGTCTAGAATGCTGGAGAATAACTTCCTGATAGATCTCGGTATCCATCAATGGGTAAAGAAAGCAATGGCCTCACGCACTCCCTCCAGGAGTCTGGAAACTTCCCGGCGGGTATTGTAAAGGTAAAAACTAGCTCGGCTACTGGAAGGTACACCCAGCTTGCGCATCAGCGGTTGTGCACAATGATGTCCTGCTCGTAAAGCAAGGCCACGCGAGTTCAGAAAGAATACTAAATCGTGGGCATGGATTCCTTCAACAGAGAAGGTTACTAAGCCTGCACGACCTAAGGGAGGACCGAACACGTGGAGTCCCTTGATTTGGCGTAAGCCCTCAGCAGCTTCCTCAGCTAAAGCAGTAGAATGTTGAGCAATTTTATCGCGGCCTATACTGTCCACAAAATCCATAGCGGCGTGGAGACCAACCGCTTCAATAATGGGAGGAGTGCCGGCCTCAAACCGCGCTGGTGGGGTGCGGAAGGTCACCCAGTGAAAGTTGACACTGTCTACCATCTCTCCCCCATATTGCCAAGGGGGCATTTCAAGAAGGAGTTCATAGCGTCCATAGAGTATTCCAATACCAGTAGGACCGCACATTTTATGGCCGGAACAAGCCAGGAAGTCGCAGCCCATCCTGCTAGTATTCAGCGGCATATGTCCGGCAGACTGTGCCGCATCGACCACTGTAGTAACTCCTTGCTCTCTGGCGAGAGTGCAAAACTCTTCCGCAGACTGAATTGATCCTAGAACGTTAGAGACATGTGCGAAGGCAAAGAGCCGCGGCCCCTGACACAGGAGCTGACGGAGGCGCCTTACGTCCAGTCCCTGTGTCACTGGATCAAGTGGAGTGTAAACCACTGTAGCATGCTTGCGTTGAGCCAGTTGGAACCAAGGAACAAGATTACTATGATGCTCCAGTTCTGTAAGAAGTAGCATATCGCCCTCCTTGACATTACATTCCCCCCAGGTATTTGCTAAGAGATTAAGCGCCGAAGTAGTGCCGGATGTAAAGATGATGGATTCTTCCTTGGCCCCTAGGTAACGAGCGGCGCGCCGGCGTGCTGCCTCGTAGGCTACTGTGGCACGTTCGCTTAGCTCGTGCATTCCACGGTGCACGTTTGCATACTCGTGACGGGAGAACTCTGCCATCCTTTGGATGACCGCTTCTGGCTTTTGAGTACTCGCTGCGTTATCCAAATAGGCAATCTGCACATCGTCCCTACCTCTTACAAACTCCTTGAGTGCCGGGAACTCCCCCCTTAATGAGTCGAGCGTAGAGTGCATGTCTTAATTTAAGAGTGAACCCAAGATTCTCCAGTGGTTACATCTAAGCCAGCCTCGTCTTGCTGTCTTTTTCCTGTCTTGTCCTGTCGGGCAGCTTTCTTAGACACTTTGCTCAGCAAAGTAGCAGAAAGGCAGCAAATAGAATCGGCACTGAAAAGGAGTAGTGTACATGTTCCCTGTGCTTGCGCAACGAAGTTGTGCCTTCCCGCCCGTTACCCTTCACGCAGCTAGCGGGATTCACTTGTCATTTTCCGTAGAGTATAAGGCCAGTCAATGTCTGCCCATCCAACAGGTGTCAGAAGACCCACGACAAGCAATGTTTGAAAGGGCGCCTGCCAAAGTTACTCTGGGATAAAATATATCGGAATCATAGGATTCCAAGGAAGAGTTGTACGATCCCAAACGGAAAGCGACATCTGCTCTCATTCCACCTTCAGGCTAGGTAGCAACCACTTTAACTATGGTGCAGGGATATTTCCTACTTACAGGCTGTAGTCGCGGCCCTCCACATCTCTCGCGTGGCAGATGCGGCCGGCCCTAACTGGGAGTTGGCTCTGGCAGCCCAGCCGAGATGGCCCTCCTCCTCCTTTAACGTCAGGCGTATGTAGTTTCCTAAGCTTTCCTAAGTTGCCTAAGCTTTCCTACAGAATGTAAACGGAGCTCGGAGCTGAATCCATAGTTGATGGGTTAGATGACTCACCGCCTTATTGCCGACAGGCCCAGAAAGATGAGTAAGAGGAATCAATGGAGGGATTAGATCAAGCCGTGGGGCTAAGCTAGCTGGTGATTCCTGCTTCCGAGCGTTGTTGATACCAACCCACCCATCTCCTGCTCGTGCGCAGACATCCGGAAGCCACACCTCCAGAATTGAATCTGGAAAATTTTCAGAAAGATCGTCCCTAAAGACTAAAGGGGACGGATCCTGCGCACAAGGAACACCACCTGTCTAGATACCAGCGAGCATGATATGGAGCAAGAACACTTAGTTGGGTTGATTATGCAAACTCTTGATTTCTCCAGGGCTGATGCTACCCTGTGCCTGTTTTGCTAAGCTGTACGAATAACTTATATGGCAGTGGCCGGCTAGTTTTTTCTAGATGAAAATGACTCTCAAAGAGGACTCGTTTTTCGGAATTGGTTTGTTGCGGAATTTTACCCATGCACTCACCTGCTCATAACAGCATCCTCGTTCCTATTGTCGTCGAGCAAACGGGTCGAGGGGAACGTAGCTATGATATTTATTCCCGTTTGTTAAAGGACCGTATCATTTTCATTGGCACCCCGATTGATGACAATGTTGCGAATTTGGTGATTGCCCAAATGTTGTTTTTGCAAATGGAGGATGCGAAGAAGGATATAAGCATCTATATCAACTCTCCCGGTGGGTCTGTGACAGCAGGGTTGGCCATCTATGATACAATGCAGTTCGTGACTTGTGATGTAACCACCTATTGCATAGGAATTTCTGCCAGCATGGGAGCTGTGCTGTTGGCCGCAGGAGCCAATGGCAAGCGTTACGCGCTACCCAATTCGGATATTATGATCCATCAGGTTTCTGGTGGAGCACACGGGCAGGCCAGCGATGTGGAACGCCAGGTGGAATTCATGTTCAAGCTCAAGAAGCGCCTGAATAGGATTCTTTCCTATCATACAGGGAAGCCGGAGGAACTTGTCGAGAAGGATGTGGATAGAGACTATTATATGACAGCGCAAGAAGCAAAAGATTACGGTCTGGTAGATAAGGTCATTCCTTCCCTAAAAGGGCCTAAAGCTGCCGTTTCCGAAGAGGTAGCTAAGTGATTTGCTCTTCACTGGGCAACCCCCGCCCTGCCTGTACAAGCCGAAGAGGCGGAGGCCCCTCCCAATCCCGCCTCTTCGGCCATCTTATGGAAATTGCATTCAGCAGTTTATTGAGGGAGCATGTTCATTCGCGAAAAGCTATCATGGAACATGCGAGCTGATTGGCTCTGCCCGCAGGGCGTTTGCACTGCTCGTACAGGCCCAGTTCACCTTCAAGGAAGGGGTCGTGGGCAGTTCCCACCGCTGGAGAAGGCTCCTGTCCCTTTTATAACCGTCCCTTTATATGATATAGGTCAAAAGAATTTTGTCGGTGACTCTTGCAGATTGGCATGGCTCTAGGGAAGCGACTGGTAACGAGAAATTTAGCAAGCAAGACTTTGCAACCCGTATGGTCCGGATATGTACGTAGCTTCTTCCCAAAGTAAGTAAGTAAGCACATGCATTCTAGCTTTCCCATGGAGAGCCTTTTGGGTTTCCCCGGTCTCTACTTAAAAAAGCCTGTTGGCCTCAGTGGAGATGGCGTACGAACGACAACAGCCCAGCACAGGACAGGAAGATTGTATGAAAACAGATGAAGGTTGTCACTATGGGACGGTGAGTAGCTTTATAGCGCGTCATTTTCGCCATTTTAATGCTGCTGCATTAAGAGATGCTGCGAACGCCTATTGCTCGCACATACAGCAAGGTGGAAAAATGCTGATAGCCATTGCAGGTGCCATGAGCACAGCGGAGTTGGGAATTTCCCTTGCGGAGATGATTCGCCAGCAGAAAGTGCACGCTATCTGTTGCACAGGTGCCAATTTGGAGGAGGATATTTTTAATCTTGTGGCACACGATTTTTATGAACAGGTTCCTCACTACCGGAGTCTGACCCCCCAGGAAGAAAGGGCGCTCTTTAAGAGGAACATGAATCGGGTTACAGATACCTGCATTCCGGAGGCAGAGGCCATGCGCCGGGTTGAGGCGTTCATTCTAAAAGAATGGGTGGCTGCAGATCGAGCAAGCAAGCGATATTTTCCCCACGAGTTTCTCTATCGTATCCTCCTCTGGGGAGAACTGGAGTATCAAATTGATCCGGCCCATAGCTGGCTGTTAGCTGCAGCAGAAAGAAAGCTGCCGCTATTCGTGCCTGGATGGGAGGATTCGACGTTAGGCAACATGTTTGCAGGGCACTGCCTTGACAGGACTGTACAAAACGTCTTTACGGTACGCACCGGTATCGAGTATATGCAAGCACTGGCCGCTTGGTATGCCGAAACAGCCCAGCAATTACCTGGGGCAGAAAACCGCGGTTCTATTGGCTTTTTTCAAATTGGTGGCGGCATCGCTGGGGATTTTCCGATCTGTGTAGTGCCAATGTTGCACCAAGATTTGCGCCGTAAAGATGTTCCACTCTGGGGTTATTTTTGCCAAATCAGCGATTCTACCACAAGCTATGGGAGCTATTCTGGTGCGGTTCCAAATGAAAAGATTACTTGGGGGAAATTGGATGTTGAAACTCCAAAATTCCTTGTTGAATCGGATGCTTCCATAGTAGCGCCTCTCATCTTTGCTGTGGTACTGGGCTTGTAGCTCGTGGTCTTTGTTCTCTCTTTTATAAGAAAATGTCTGTTAAGTTGGTGGGGAAGTAGGCTGGGATGCGGAGCTCTTGTTTTCAGCATCGCTACCGCTAGGTGAAATACCGTCACGGCTAGTTTGGTCCAAAAGGGGCCTCTAGCGGAGACTCTCTGGGAGGAGGGGGAGGACTTTTTTTACGTCCTGAACAGAATCCTGATGACAGACCAGGACGGAATCAGGAGTTTCCACGACAATAAGGTTTTGAATGCCACAAAGGGCAATAGTACGATGATTAGCAATAACGACATTCCCGTGGGAATTAAAGAGAGCGCTGGATCCCTGGAAAGAGTTTTCTTGGGTGTCGCGGGCAAGGTACTTTGTTAGGGAGGTCCATGTTCCCACATCATCCCAGTCAAACTTGGAGCGAATGGCTAAGATAGAGGAGGCCTGCTCCATGATAGCGTAGTCCAGAGAATTTTTTGGTAGGGGAGGGAAGTGCTCAGAAACATAAGGAGTGCAATTCCCTGCTGGAAAATGGAGGATAAAGTCGGCGAGCTGCCGGCAAGATTTCATGCACTCTTGAAGAAAACACTCGGGTTTCCAAATGTAGATGCCAGCATTCCAACCAAAGTTGCCCTGCCTAAGATAGGTTTGAGCTACCTCTCTATTAGGCTTTTCGATGAAACGTTGGACGCGATAGACAAGTGAGGCATTAGGAGTTAGATGCTGCAGCTGAGGACCAAGCTCTAAATAGCCAAGCCCAGTCGTTGGGCAAGTAGGAAGAATGGAGAAAACCACTATGCAGGGCTGCTGGGCGGCAACCGAGACGGCATCAGTAAGCTGATGCCGAAATGCGCTCACGTTGCAAATCATGGCATCTGCTGGTAAAAGGGCCACAATGGCATCGGGTGCTTTTGAATGAGCAAAAGCGGTGGCAAGTGCCGCCGCTGGAGCTGTATCCCTTCCGACTGGCTCTACGATAATATGGCTAGAGGGGAAAGAAGGAAGTTGGCTGCGGACGGCCTCTCGCTGGTTCAGGCTAGTTAAGACGAAGATCCGTTCGGAGGGGATCACTCCTTGTATGCGGGCGATGGTCACTTCTAGAAGAGAGAGTCCCCCAAAAAGGCGGAGAAGATGCTTAGGTAGCCGTCGCCGACTCATTGGCCAAAACCGCTCGCCCCTTCCCCCAGCCATGATAAAGATGTGGAGAGAATCCAGGTATGGAACTAGGCTCTTCATGTAGCGATTGCTCTATTTTATGGAAGAAAGGTAGCCGTACAAAATTTCCTTTTTTTTCTTCCAGTTAGCCTCTCGAGCACGGTACTCACTCACCACACGATCTGGGGCACGGGAGATAAAACCAGTATTTTCCAGCTTTGATTTTGCTTTGGAAATTTCCACCTCTGCTCTGTTTATCTCACCAAGCAGTCTACGGCGTTCAGACACAACATCAGTCTCTAGAAGTGGGACAAAGAACTCACCTAACGGGGTGATCACCCCCGCGGTTCCCTTCGGTGGAGCGGAGATTGCTTCTATGGTTTCGGCCTTTACTAGACTGGTGAAAGCCAGCTGGTCAGCAGAGTTCCAGCAAGAGGTGGGCTGGACAAGCAACTGTACTAGTTTATGGGAAGGAATCTTAAATTCAGCGCGTAGACCGCGCACGATACGGGCACTCTGGTAGAGATGTGCCGTTGCTACAAGAGAACGCTCCTTTTCTTCCCCACTACGGTATGGAAGGAAATTGCCTTTAGGAGGAGACGAAAAAAGGATAGAGGACCCTAGTGATTGGCTGAATCCGAGCAAATTCCAGAGCTCTTCCGTGATATAGGGCATGAAAGGGTGGAGGAGGAGGAGGATATTAGGCAGTAGATAATCCATGGTACGAAGGATTACATCACGGTTATCTGCCTCTTGCAGATGCGGCTTGGCAGCCTCGACAAACTCATCGCAGTAGCTACTCCAAAGGAAGTCATGAAGAACATCGGCAATTTCTTGGAAGTGAAATACCTCCCAAGCAGCTGCGATACGTTGATGGACATAATCAAACTTCGCCTCTATTGCGACACAGATATCAGGAGAAAAGAAAAACTCATTCTGGCAAATGGGAGAACCACGCAATGGCCCCTGCATTTGGCGGAAACGGGCTGCATTCCATAGCTTATTAGAAAAATTGCGGCCTCCTTCTAGCTGCTTTTCATCGAAACGAATGTCCTGACCAATCGGCGCAGCACGCAACAGCCCAAATCGTACTCCATCTGCTCCATATTTTTCCAGAAGAGCAAGGGGGTCCGGCGAATTTCCCAGAGTTTTAGACATTTTCCTACCCTTAGAGTCACGGATAAGGCCGTGGATAACAACACTGGTAAAAGGCTTGTTTCCCATAAACCGATAGCTAGCCATGAGCATACGAGCGACCCAGAAGAATAGGATGTCAAATCCGGTACTCAGAACAGTGGTAGGAAAAAATTTAGCTTGCGTAGGCTTATCCATAGCGGCGAACGGCCACAGCCAAGAGCTAAACCAGGTATCTAAGACATCGGGATCCTGTTGCCAATTGCTTAAATCTGTCGGGGGCTCAAGGCCCACATAAACTTCTCCGTCCCCCCTATACCACGCAGGAATGCGGTGTCCCCACCATATCTGCCGGCTGATGCACCAATCTTGAATATTCTCCATCCAATGCTCGTAGACCTTTACCCATTGAGAAGGAAAGAAGCGGACGGCCCCACTGCGAACAGCCTCTAAAGCTTCATGGACGGCAGGGTAACGTAGAAACCACTGTCTGGAAAGGCGAGACTCAATTGGAACATTTGCTCTTTCGCTATAGCCGAGATGATTTTCATAAGGCTCTATTTTTACCAATAGCCCCATCGCTTTGAGCATCCCCACTGCCTTTTCACGGGCCTGGAACCGATCCAGTCCGTCCAGTTGAGGTAGCTGCCGGCAGTTAATTCTACCATCTGGATGAAGGACATCAATAACTTCCAGGCAGTGGCGTTGGCTGATTGCATAATCGGCTTTGTCATGTGCAGGGGTAACCTTAAGTACACCGGTCCCAAAGGTCCGATCAATGCAAGTATCTGCAATGATAGGAATGGCAGCACTGGGAAAGGGGCGCAGACAGGAAAGGCCTATAAAATCTCGGTAACGAGGATCTGCTGGGTGGACGGCCACAGCAGTG
This DNA window, taken from Candidatus Xiphinematobacter sp., encodes the following:
- a CDS encoding SUF system NifU family Fe-S cluster assembly protein, whose product is MDTEIYQEVILQHSRRPRNFGYLEMATHGASGQNASCGDSIQIQLVLQGDIIQEIKFNSSACAVCTASASIMTDEVKGLVRAQALRVAMDFRRMAVEGIFPERLPDRLKVLGGIYQFPQRVRCATLPWETLSLALHPPPNESHISPPGATFFQAEMGASDNPPRSLPS
- a CDS encoding cysteine desulfurase, with amino-acid sequence MHSTLDSLRGEFPALKEFVRGRDDVQIAYLDNAASTQKPEAVIQRMAEFSRHEYANVHRGMHELSERATVAYEAARRRAARYLGAKEESIIFTSGTTSALNLLANTWGECNVKEGDMLLLTELEHHSNLVPWFQLAQRKHATVVYTPLDPVTQGLDVRRLRQLLCQGPRLFAFAHVSNVLGSIQSAEEFCTLAREQGVTTVVDAAQSAGHMPLNTSRMGCDFLACSGHKMCGPTGIGILYGRYELLLEMPPWQYGGEMVDSVNFHWVTFRTPPARFEAGTPPIIEAVGLHAAMDFVDSIGRDKIAQHSTALAEEAAEGLRQIKGLHVFGPPLGRAGLVTFSVEGIHAHDLVFFLNSRGLALRAGHHCAQPLMRKLGVPSSSRASFYLYNTRREVSRLLEGVREAIAFFTH
- a CDS encoding ATP-dependent Clp protease proteolytic subunit, which produces MHSPAHNSILVPIVVEQTGRGERSYDIYSRLLKDRIIFIGTPIDDNVANLVIAQMLFLQMEDAKKDISIYINSPGGSVTAGLAIYDTMQFVTCDVTTYCIGISASMGAVLLAAGANGKRYALPNSDIMIHQVSGGAHGQASDVERQVEFMFKLKKRLNRILSYHTGKPEELVEKDVDRDYYMTAQEAKDYGLVDKVIPSLKGPKAAVSEEVAK
- a CDS encoding deoxyhypusine synthase family protein, producing MKTDEGCHYGTVSSFIARHFRHFNAAALRDAANAYCSHIQQGGKMLIAIAGAMSTAELGISLAEMIRQQKVHAICCTGANLEEDIFNLVAHDFYEQVPHYRSLTPQEERALFKRNMNRVTDTCIPEAEAMRRVEAFILKEWVAADRASKRYFPHEFLYRILLWGELEYQIDPAHSWLLAAAERKLPLFVPGWEDSTLGNMFAGHCLDRTVQNVFTVRTGIEYMQALAAWYAETAQQLPGAENRGSIGFFQIGGGIAGDFPICVVPMLHQDLRRKDVPLWGYFCQISDSTTSYGSYSGAVPNEKITWGKLDVETPKFLVESDASIVAPLIFAVVLGL
- a CDS encoding mannose-1-phosphate guanylyltransferase, with amino-acid sequence MKSLVPYLDSLHIFIMAGGRGERFWPMSRRRLPKHLLRLFGGLSLLEVTIARIQGVIPSERIFVLTSLNQREAVRSQLPSFPSSHIIVEPVGRDTAPAAALATAFAHSKAPDAIVALLPADAMICNVSAFRHQLTDAVSVAAQQPCIVVFSILPTCPTTGLGYLELGPQLQHLTPNASLVYRVQRFIEKPNREVAQTYLRQGNFGWNAGIYIWKPECFLQECMKSCRQLADFILHFPAGNCTPYVSEHFPPLPKNSLDYAIMEQASSILAIRSKFDWDDVGTWTSLTKYLARDTQENSFQGSSALFNSHGNVVIANHRTIALCGIQNLIVVETPDSVLVCHQDSVQDVKKVLPLLPESLR
- a CDS encoding valine--tRNA ligase, which encodes MFEMPKSYEPTTVEKKWGAVWFQSSRFQADPSSPKPPFSIVIPPPNVTGILHLGHILNNTMQDALCRRARMSGYEVLWLPGSDHAGIATQTMVEGFLHKTLGINRYEMGREKFLETVWQWKEKHGDIITRQLKRLGCLCDWSRERFTMDPDYSRAVLQAFVDLYQEGLIYRGKRMVNWCPTSLTALSDEEVVMKANKGSLYTIRYEVPQRPGVSLEIATTRPETVMGDTAVAVHPADPRYRDFIGLSCLRPFPSAAIPIIADTCIDRTFGTGVLKVTPAHDKADYAISQRHCLEVIDVLHPDGRINCRQLPQLDGLDRFQAREKAVGMLKAMGLLVKIEPYENHLGYSERANVPIESRLSRQWFLRYPAVHEALEAVRSGAVRFFPSQWVKVYEHWMENIQDWCISRQIWWGHRIPAWYRGDGEVYVGLEPPTDLSNWQQDPDVLDTWFSSWLWPFAAMDKPTQAKFFPTTVLSTGFDILFFWVARMLMASYRFMGNKPFTSVVIHGLIRDSKGRKMSKTLGNSPDPLALLEKYGADGVRFGLLRAAPIGQDIRFDEKQLEGGRNFSNKLWNAARFRQMQGPLRGSPICQNEFFFSPDICVAIEAKFDYVHQRIAAAWEVFHFQEIADVLHDFLWSSYCDEFVEAAKPHLQEADNRDVILRTMDYLLPNILLLLHPFMPYITEELWNLLGFSQSLGSSILFSSPPKGNFLPYRSGEEKERSLVATAHLYQSARIVRGLRAEFKIPSHKLVQLLVQPTSCWNSADQLAFTSLVKAETIEAISAPPKGTAGVITPLGEFFVPLLETDVVSERRRLLGEINRAEVEISKAKSKLENTGFISRAPDRVVSEYRAREANWKKKKEILYGYLSSIK